AACAGGCGCAGGCCCACCATCACAGGCACTTCGCGCGATGCCAGCGTCACCGAAACAAGCGACTGGCAGTTGGACGTCTTGCCAAGCGAGGAAGCATATTGCGCCGCCACGCCAACCGAATGGCTGCCCTTTTTCGGCAGCGCCGTGTCATCGATGACAAGATAACCGGCATCATCCCCCACCAGACGGTCGGCCTCCTTCAGGAGAACGGCTTCAAGCGGTCCACTTTCCCAAACGCCGTCAGAGACAAAATGATGGAGTTGGTCATAGCCAAACTCGCCATCGCGGGCGGCCATCGGCTGGACACTCTTGCGGTCACCCGGGCCAATCAGGCCTGCAATATAGGCAGGGCACAGCCGCATCCGGGTCTTATGCCGCAAGGCCACCAGGAAGGGCGTCAACCAATCTTCCAAATCTACGCGCCAATGTTCCGACATCGCCAGTCTCCTTAAAGCTGGCTCTCTATGAATTACGCAATGTCAGCCGGGGGAATCCTCAAAATTCATTTTCTGCCAAAGTAGTGCTAGGTTACCGAGAATTTACTTGTGAGATATGTGAAAAAGGCGTTCTTTCTGAGCGCCTTTTTTCTTTGGCCAATAATCAATTTCGGGAGAAATACCATGGTATCGCAGCGTATCCTCTGTCTCGCCCTGGCGCTGTCCTTCGGCGCTTTATCCGGCGCCGCCATGGCCGAAACCGCACCCGAATGTGCGCCAGGCGCCACGCTCGACACCCGTGTCGAGGCGGTGCTGGCCAAAACCGACCGTCCCGCCCATCAGCGCGATAACGATGCTCACCGCCTGAGTGAAACACGCTTTGTACTGTCTCACGTCAAACCGGGCGATCATGTCCTCGATATGGGCGCCGGCCAGGGCTACGCCTCAATGCTGCTGTCAGCCGCGGTGTGCTCCGGTCAGGTTGATTTGCAGAATCCTCAGGGCTGGGTCGATGGCTACAAGATGGGGCCGGCGCGTGACGCCATGGCCGCCGCGCGTCCCAATGTGCATTTGCTCACCGCCGATTTCGACAAGATCCCCGTGCCTGCTGTGCCTTACGATGTCATCTTTATCGGCACGGTCTACCACGACACCTACAATGAAAAGGGCCACGATGCCCTGATGCTCGACAAGGCCCTGCTGTCGGCGCTCAAGCCGGGCGGCCTTGTCATCGTAACCGACCACGCCACCGTAGCCGGCGCAGGAACCAGCGCCACAAATAGCCTGCATCGCATTGAAAAGGCGAGCGTTCTGGCCGATTTCAAGGCGGCGGGCTTTGAGCTGGTTGCGGATAGCAATACTCTTGCTAATCCGGCCGATGACCATACGAAGATCGTGTTTGATCCGCAGGTCCGCGGCAAGACCGATCGCATGGCCCTGGTTTTCAAGCGTCCGCTTCTGTAACGGGCCACTTAAAGTCAATCCCTTTTGAGCCATTTCCGATCGCCGGCTTCGTGCTTCTGTCCGCAGTCATCTCTGAGAGCGCTGCATGATGGTGTAGGAAAAAGGCTCGGCCGACCAATCTTTAGGTCGCAGTCCTATTCGGCTGCGAGCGGACATGCGGTCTGACCGATCCTCGCGTCCCGGCGAAGGGACCTGGCTCAGGCCGAGGATGGTAGAGCGGCCTGAGGGTGTAATATGTCAGGCCATGGCAGCCCTTTCTGTTTGGGTAGCCGCAAAGTCCTGCCCATTGCGGAGCATGGCATGCATGATGACGCCGAGCTTCCTGGCCAAGGCGACCTTGGCCTTTTTCAGGCCCGAGCGCGTGGCAATCGCTGTCGCCCACGCTTTCAGGCGTATGGCTTTGCTGGGCCGGATCATGATTGTGTTCGCCGCCTCGTAAAGAGCTGTGCGTACGCTGGCATCCCCCGTCTTTGAGATGCGGCCGGTGTAGTCTGTTTCTCCTGACTGATACTTTCGCGGGGTCAGTCCGAAGTGTGGACCAATGTCGCGTGACGAGGAGAACCGCTCGGCTTGGTCGATAGCAGATACAAAAGTCAGCGAGGTTAGAGGGCCGACGCCGGGTATGGTCATCAGTCGACACGTTCGCTGGTCGGCCTTTGCCATAGCTAGAACCTTTCGATGGAGAAGGTTGAACTGCTCCAGAAGGGCCTGTCGGGCGTCGAGTATTGACCTGGCGATCTGCGTCAGCGTCTCATGACCTTCGCAAAGTTCAAGTATCCGAGCTTCGAATCCTCCGGTTGATATGGCGCCGACCTTCAGGCCAAAGCCCCGAAGAATACCACGAAGACTTTTCTCGATGTCTAGAAGCTTTGTTTGCAGAAGCTTGCGTGCGGTCAAGACCGCACGGACTTCCTGAGCCGGCTGAGATTTGCAATGTACAGGGCGGAACCAGCCCAGCCGCATCAGTTGAGCAATGCCGCGAGCATCCTTCTTGTCGGTCTTGACCGGCATAATTTTAAACGCCGTGCGCACATGCCGGGTCTCGATCAGTTCGCAGGATAACCCTTTGGCCG
The window above is part of the Asticcacaulis sp. MM231 genome. Proteins encoded here:
- a CDS encoding methyltransferase — translated: MVSQRILCLALALSFGALSGAAMAETAPECAPGATLDTRVEAVLAKTDRPAHQRDNDAHRLSETRFVLSHVKPGDHVLDMGAGQGYASMLLSAAVCSGQVDLQNPQGWVDGYKMGPARDAMAAARPNVHLLTADFDKIPVPAVPYDVIFIGTVYHDTYNEKGHDALMLDKALLSALKPGGLVIVTDHATVAGAGTSATNSLHRIEKASVLADFKAAGFELVADSNTLANPADDHTKIVFDPQVRGKTDRMALVFKRPLL
- a CDS encoding IS110 family transposase, coding for MKYYAGIDVSLERSSVCVVDAAGKICREGEALSDPESLVAWFAAFGAELELIGLEAGPLSQWLYAEMTAKGLSCELIETRHVRTAFKIMPVKTDKKDARGIAQLMRLGWFRPVHCKSQPAQEVRAVLTARKLLQTKLLDIEKSLRGILRGFGLKVGAISTGGFEARILELCEGHETLTQIARSILDARQALLEQFNLLHRKVLAMAKADQRTCRLMTIPGVGPLTSLTFVSAIDQAERFSSSRDIGPHFGLTPRKYQSGETDYTGRISKTGDASVRTALYEAANTIMIRPSKAIRLKAWATAIATRSGLKKAKVALARKLGVIMHAMLRNGQDFAATQTERAAMA